From the Chryseobacterium fluminis genome, the window TGATTACTGGGAGAATAATAAAATGACCAATTTTCCCAATTACCCTGCCAATTCCTGGGGTCCTGAAAATGCAGAAGCACTCATTGCAAAAGATGGATTTCATTGGATCAATTTACCACACAAAAACAAGAGCAAACAATGACGGATTTAAAGATATTTAAAGAGGTTGACGACTTATTGGACCAGTTGGCGGAAATGATATGCGAGGCTTCGGAAAAAGCCATCGGGGAACGGGGACAATTTAACTTCGTACTTTCCGGCGGAAGTTCACCACAGAAGCTATACGAACTGCTGGCCTCCGAAAGATTTAAACACAAGATCAATTGGGACAAAGTCTGTTTTTTCTTCGGTGATGAAAGATTCGTACCCGCAGATGATGGCAGAAGAAACTCTCTAATGGCTGAACAGGCGCTGTTTAACCCACTGAAAATTAAAAAAACGAACATTTTCGAAGTTGATACTTCAGGTACACCGGAGGAATCGGCTCAGAAATACTGGAATGCTGTTACAAAACATTTTTCAGGAAAACCGGTTGAGTTTGATTTTATTCTTCTGGGACTCGGTGATAATTCACATACCGCTTCGCTATTTCCTGATACTCCCGTATTGGAAGAGAAGGAGGCCACGATAAAATCAGTTTTTGTTGCTGAGGTTGAAATATTTCGCATTACAATGACCGCTCCATTAATT encodes:
- the pgl gene encoding 6-phosphogluconolactonase, translated to MTDLKIFKEVDDLLDQLAEMICEASEKAIGERGQFNFVLSGGSSPQKLYELLASERFKHKINWDKVCFFFGDERFVPADDGRRNSLMAEQALFNPLKIKKTNIFEVDTSGTPEESAQKYWNAVTKHFSGKPVEFDFILLGLGDNSHTASLFPDTPVLEEKEATIKSVFVAEVEIFRITMTAPLINKARHIAFLVFGKEKSEAVFHVLEDKSGSACQYPGRLINSDEKKVFWFLDSSAASKL